The Virgibacillus sp. SK37 region TTTGGGGCGCGGGAATACGCATAGGGAAGTGCTTGAAAGGAATTTTCAAACATCGACCATTGAACATGTGGCTATTATGGAATCGGCATCTGACTTCGCAGTGATAATTACCGATGAAGCAGGAGAAGTGCTTGTTTATTCTGATCCTATTAATAAGGAAATGCGCCACATTATCGATCGAGTAAAAGAGGATAAGATCCCCAAGAATGGCAAGATAGTGGAAAAAAGATGGGAAGAAACCGAATTCATTGCAACTGATAGCCCGATTGTAATTGATGGTAAGCATGAAGGAAATGTTTTTATGTTTGCCGATACGGAAAATGTGAAAAAAATAATAGATCAGCTCAGCGACCAATTCTTAATGGTTAGTATTATTACGATATCTCTAACCATTATTGTAATCATGTTTCTGTCAAAGTTTATTGCAATTCCGTTAATTAGGATGAAAGAGGCTACAGAGCAGCTTAGTAAAGGAGATCATAGAGTGGCCTTGCATACGGAACGAACAGATGAACTTGGTGAATTGGCCAATTCAATAACCAAATTATCAAATGACTTGGAGCAAATGAAACTGGCTAGAAATGAATTCCTTGCAAGTGTTTCACATGAGTTACGAACGCCACTCACTTATTTGAAAGGGTATGCAGATATTATCAGTCGGGACGAAACACCAAAAGAAGAGATGAAAGAATATACGAAAATAATTCGTGAAGAAGCAGAACATTTAACTCATCTTATTAAAAACCTGTTTGATCTGGCTGAAATGGATGAAAATAATTTCGCGATAAAACGTGAAGCGATCTCTCTTTATGAATTCACTCGTACAATTGCAGAGCGTGTAAAACCGGCTTTTGAAAAATCAGCTATCCAGTTTTCCTTTTCGTGTGAAAAAGAGCTTATTGCTGATGTTGATCCAGCACGATTACAGCAAGTTATCTTCAATATTCTGGATAATGCGAGAAAACATTCATCCGAAGGGAGCAAGGTAAATTTATCGGTAAGACAAAAAG contains the following coding sequences:
- a CDS encoding HAMP domain-containing sensor histidine kinase gives rise to the protein MFNKLSFKIGILFFVFFLIIEAFLFFTLYSNLANDRIEEVMENLLGRGNTHREVLERNFQTSTIEHVAIMESASDFAVIITDEAGEVLVYSDPINKEMRHIIDRVKEDKIPKNGKIVEKRWEETEFIATDSPIVIDGKHEGNVFMFADTENVKKIIDQLSDQFLMVSIITISLTIIVIMFLSKFIAIPLIRMKEATEQLSKGDHRVALHTERTDELGELANSITKLSNDLEQMKLARNEFLASVSHELRTPLTYLKGYADIISRDETPKEEMKEYTKIIREEAEHLTHLIKNLFDLAEMDENNFAIKREAISLYEFTRTIAERVKPAFEKSAIQFSFSCEKELIADVDPARLQQVIFNILDNARKHSSEGSKVNLSVRQKEDAIWIIIQDEGEGIPAEDLPYIFDRLYRVEKSRSRDSGGTGLGLSIAKEIIESHEGEIEASSVVGKGTTIRIRLRKGGRENA